The genomic window GCCTGGGCGGCGAGGCTCGCGGCGGTTGCGGCGGTAGCGATGCGGCGCCGGGTCTGCTCGGTCGCGGTGGTCGCGGCGCCGTGCGCGGTGAGCGCGGTGGTCAGCTCGGCGGCGGCGGTCTTCGCGTTGGTGCGGGCGGCCGTCAGCAGGGCGGCGGCGTCGTGCAGCTTCTTGCGGCGGATGTCGCGGCTGGTGGTGGCGCTGACGACGGCCTTCTGGGCCAGGTCGAGGGCGGCCTTCTTACGGGGGCGCTGCTTGGTGACCACGCTCAGGTCACCCTTGGCCTCGTTCAGGGCCTGCTCGGCGGCGGCGAGCCGGTCCCGGGCGTCCTGATGGGCGACGGTCACGGCACTGAGCCTGCGCTGGACGGCGGCGTCGTTGCGGGTGGCCGCGGCGACCTCGGTGTCCCGTACGGTCACGGTCTTCTTCTGCTCGGCGAGCGTCGCCCGCAGCTTGGCCATGGTCGCGTCGGCGGTGAGACTGCGATACATCAGGGTCGAGTAGTTGCGCGCGGCCTCGGGAACGGCGGCCTGCGCCGCGGTGGGGACGGCGAGGATCGGCGCGGCCGTCGCGAGGGTGAGGGTGACAGCGGCGGCAAAACGTCTGCTAGGCACCTTTTCGTACGCTCCTCAGCTCCAGTCGGCGAAGCGGCCTCCCGGCCGTTCCGTTAGTTGTCCGACTGTGCTGTGCGCGAGGTGCCGGCCTGGGCTCGTACGAGTGCGAAAAGGTTGCGGGAAGCCGTGTGACACGGCTTCCCGCGGGGCGTCAGGCCACGGCCCACTTCTGGTTGGGCGTGCCGGCGCAGTCCCAGAGCTGCAGCCGGGCGCCGTTGGCGCTGTTGTTCTCGACGATGTCCACGCACCGGTTGGCGGAGATGTTCACCAGGTCACCGGCTCCGGAGAGGGTGAACCGTTGCACCGGGTTGCCGTTGCAGGTGACCAGCTGGATCGGGGTGCCGTTGGCGAGAGCACCACCGGCCGGGTCCATGCACTTGCCCATGGCGCGCAGGGTGCCGTCGCTGTTGAAGGTCCACTTCTGCGGGGCGAGACCGTTGCAGTCGTACATCTGGAGCCGGGTCCCGTCGGCGGTGTTGCCGGCGGGGATGTCGATGCAGCGGCCGTTGAGGTTGCTCTTCAGCGCGTTGCCGGTCGGTGCGGGGGTGCTGTCGTTCCAGGCCGAGACGCGGACCCAGTCGACCAGCATGGTCTGCGGGAACGAGGTGGAGGCGTCCGGGCTGCCCGGCCAGTTGCCGCCGACTGCCACGTTCAGGATGATGAAGAACGGGTGGTCGAAGACCCACTGGCCGTTGGCCTGGGCCGGCGTGACCCGGAAGAACTCGACGCCGTCCAACTGCCAGACGATCAGATTCGGCGACCATTCCACCGCGTACGAGTGGAAAGCGTCCCCGAGAGGCGCGCCGAGAGTCTTCTTGCCGCTGACCCCCGCACCACCGCTGTAACCGGGGCCGTGGACCGTGCCGTACAGGTTGTTGGGTTCCTTGCCGACGTTCTCCATGATGTCGATCTCGCCGGACTGCGGCCAGCCGACACTGCCCAGGTTGTCGCCGAGCATCCAGAACGCCGGCCAGATGCCCTGACCCTTCGGGACCTTGATGCTGGCCTCGAACCGGCCGTACTTCTGGGTGAACTTGCCGGAGGTCAGGATGCGGCCCGAGGTGTACTGGCACGTGCCGTACCAGCACTGGAAGTTGCCCGGGTTCTCCTTGCGGGCGGTGATCGCCAGGCGGCCCTGCCCGTCCTGGCGAACGTTGTTCGTCGAGTTCGTGTAGTACTGCAGCTCGTTGTTGCCGAAGCCACCACCGCCGACGTCGAAGTTCCACTTCGATCCGTCGACCGTGGCGCCGGCCGCACCGTTGAACTCGTCGGACCAGGTGACCGGCCCGACCGCGGCGTCCGCGGTGTCGCCACGGGAGGCGACGGTCAGGGCGCCGGCGAGCGTGGTCGCGACCACGGCCATACCTAGCAGCATGCGTATTCTGCGCATTGGGGGATCCTCCGGGGGAAAGGGTGCCGCTACTCGAAATAGTCTTTACATTTCAAGTGGCGCCGGTCAATCCCGACGAGTTCCGGAACCTCAGATAACAGCTTTCTCCTCGGGAATCCGGACCGTGAAGGACAGCCCCTCCCCTTCCCGGTCCACCACCACGGTCTGGCCGGGGCGCAGCTCGTTGAAGAGGATCCGCTCCGACAGGGTGTCCTCCAGCTCCCGCTGGATGGTCCGGCGCAGCGGGCGGGCCCCCATCACCGGGTCGAAGCCCTTGGACGCCAGGAACAGTTTGGCGTCGCCGGTCAGCTCCAGGCCCATGTCCTTGTTCTTCAGCTGCTCCTCGATGCGGGCGGTGAAGATGTCGACGATCTGCAGGATCTCCTCCATGCGCAACTGGTGGAAGACGATCGTGTCGTCGATACGGTTCAGGAACTCCGGGCGGAAGTGCTGCTTCAACTCGTCGTCGACCTTGGACTTCATCCTCTCGTACGACGACTCCTCGGCCTCCGACGCCTGGAAGCCCAGCGACACCGCTTTCGCCACGTCCCGGGTGCCCAGGTTCGTGGTCAGGATGATGACCGTGTTCTTGAAGTCCACGATCCGGCCCTGGCCGTCGGTCAGCCGGCCCTCCTCCAGGATCTGCAGCAGCGTGTTGAAGACGTCCGGGTGGGCCTTCTCGATCTCGTCGAACAGCACCACACTGAACGGCTTACGGCGGACCTTCTCGGTCAGCTGGCCACCCTCGTCGTAACCGACGTAACCGGGCGGCGCACCGACCAGGCGCGACACCGTGACCCCGTCGTGGAACTCCGACATGTCGAGCTGGATCAGCGC from Actinoplanes derwentensis includes these protein-coding regions:
- a CDS encoding glycoside hydrolase family 16 protein yields the protein MRRIRMLLGMAVVATTLAGALTVASRGDTADAAVGPVTWSDEFNGAAGATVDGSKWNFDVGGGGFGNNELQYYTNSTNNVRQDGQGRLAITARKENPGNFQCWYGTCQYTSGRILTSGKFTQKYGRFEASIKVPKGQGIWPAFWMLGDNLGSVGWPQSGEIDIMENVGKEPNNLYGTVHGPGYSGGAGVSGKKTLGAPLGDAFHSYAVEWSPNLIVWQLDGVEFFRVTPAQANGQWVFDHPFFIILNVAVGGNWPGSPDASTSFPQTMLVDWVRVSAWNDSTPAPTGNALKSNLNGRCIDIPAGNTADGTRLQMYDCNGLAPQKWTFNSDGTLRAMGKCMDPAGGALANGTPIQLVTCNGNPVQRFTLSGAGDLVNISANRCVDIVENNSANGARLQLWDCAGTPNQKWAVA
- a CDS encoding M15 family metallopeptidase yields the protein MPSRRFAAAVTLTLATAAPILAVPTAAQAAVPEAARNYSTLMYRSLTADATMAKLRATLAEQKKTVTVRDTEVAAATRNDAAVQRRLSAVTVAHQDARDRLAAAEQALNEAKGDLSVVTKQRPRKKAALDLAQKAVVSATTSRDIRRKKLHDAAALLTAARTNAKTAAAELTTALTAHGAATTATEQTRRRIATAATAASLAAQASTISKTVVDQVRPTFAITDTTAVYGVTVHRNVAFAFKRMVDDAAAAGVQISGGGFRTRQRQIELRTINGCPDVWTAPASSCRVPTAIPGRSLHEIGLAVDISSGGKTISRKTKAFTWLRANAAKYGYVNLPSEAWHWSITGG